A portion of the Doryrhamphus excisus isolate RoL2022-K1 chromosome 20, RoL_Dexc_1.0, whole genome shotgun sequence genome contains these proteins:
- the marveld1 gene encoding MARVEL domain-containing protein 1, producing MPSQPMQSEVKENILKFLRSFLGVIRILQIVFGAGLWVTIAANKYEGSIHFVLFVAVLFWLLTLALFFLTLLDKQDLVPLLGGPHWLCTNLAHDVAATALYLPAIGVMIYKTDRNSYCNLEQYKHLCLYKVYLTAAVFACLCCLAFLLSVIYGACRKSRGEQTVF from the coding sequence ATGCCATCCCAGCCCATGCAGTCGGAGGTGAAGGAGAACATTCTCAAGTTCCTCCGGAGCTTCTTGGGAGTCATCCGGATCCTACAGATCGTCTTCGGAGCCGGACTTTGGGTGACGATTGCCGCCAACAAGTACGAAGGCTCCATCCACTTCGTTCTCTTCGTGGCGGTGCTCTTCTGGCTCCTCACCCTAGCTCTCTTCTTCCTCACCCTGCTGGACAAGCAGGACTTGGTGCCGCTGCTCGGAGGGCCCCACTGGCTGTGCACTAACCTGGCGCACGACGTGGCCGCCACTGCTCTCTACCTGCCCGCCATTGGTGTCATGATTTATAAAACGGATCGCAACTCTTACTGCAACCTGGAGCAGTACAAGCACTTATGCCTGTACAAGGTATACCTGACCGCAGCCGTGTTCGCCTGCCTCTGCTGCCTGGCCTTCCTTCTCTCGGTTATTTATGGAGCCTGCAGGAAGAGTCGAGGGGAGCAGACGGTCTTCTAA
- the avpi1 gene encoding arginine vasopressin-induced protein 1 → MPPFPVIPWMDPGASSPPSTVVAGPSSLWRLAERRTRKAGSGNIFSNVNLWQLQRLFRAAGDQDAEQRAQLVWAHRDESELAQALIGLRARSHRRGLRTNGRDTLGAHWLRAFNHLRIGEGFQSSQQKNSADEKDSEAGSHSIEEPYQHTNETTARPTGTTVVLNESQGLRGLCERPGRAGSGLRRGDNDPERYLHRIIH, encoded by the exons ATGCCACCTTTCCCTGTAATTCCCTGGATGGATCCCGGGGCTTCCTCCCCACCCTCCACGGTGGTAGCTGGCCCCTCCTCTTTGTGGCGGCTGGCCGAGAGGCGAACACGCAAGGCTGGCTCGGGGAACATTTTCAGCAACGTTAACCTGTGGCAGCTTCAGAGACTTTTTAGAGCGGCTGGGGACCAGGACGCCGAGCAGAGGGCACAGCTGGTTTGGGCACACAGGGACGAGTCTGAACTGGCCCAGGCCTTGATAGGACTCAGGGCACGGAGTCACCGCAGAGGGCTGAGGACAAATGGGAGGGACACACTGGGGGCACACTGGCTGCGTGCCTTCAATCATCTCAG GATCGGGGAGGGCTTCCAAAGTAGCCAACAAAAGAACTCTGCAGATGAGAAGGATTCCGAAGCAGGTTCTCACAGCATCGAAGAGCCATATCAGCACACAAATGAGACAACAGCAAGACCTACAGGGACCACCGTGGTACTAAATGAAAGCCAAGGCCTCAGAGGTCTATGTGAGAGACCGGGTCGAGCCGGTTCAGGCCTGAGGCGAGGAGACAACGACCCCGAGAGATACCTCCACAGAATAATTCACTGA